A window of Roseburia hominis A2-183 genomic DNA:
GTTGATCAGTTCTTTGATCTCTTCTTCGTCTGTTACCTGCGCGATTAAGCCGCGGGCAACTAATTCATCGTATAATGTCATGATGTCAGTTCCTTTCTTTGTGGTTGTAGTTGTGGTTGTCTTTTTCTGGCGGCGGTACAACAGCCGAACAGTGCCGGACCGTTGCTGCCGCACAAAAAACCCCCGTCCTTCAAAAAGGACGAGGGTATAAACTCGTGTTACCACCTTTGTTCACAGACCATTCACACGGTCTGCCTCTGCGAGTGTCCGACAACACTCAGGCGCTTGTAACGTGCGCCGCTACGTCACAGCCTACTATCACATCACCGCAAAAAGAACGGTCATGCAAATTGGGTGTGAAGCTCGGGGATGTATTCGTAATAAGCTTTCCGTGCACCTCTCATCAGCCGGTTGCTTTCTGTTCGTTCCACTTATTCTTACTTCTTCCCGTCAAAGCCTGTGTTCTGCTCCGATTAACGCCATTATAGACGCGGCCGTGCGCATTTGTCAACCGGAAAATAAATATTGTGTATAATTGCGAAACTTTTTCCCAATAATACCAGCATAGAAAAAAATAAGAAAAGAGGTAACAACGATGGTATTAAGTGAAAAAGAGACAGCGGCGATCAAAGATCTCCAGACCCAGGAGAAAACCTGCGTGGAGAAGTATTCCCGATACAGCAAAGAGGCGAAGGATCCGGTTCTCGTGAACCTGTTCACCGATCTTCACAAGAAGGAGCAGCAGCACTTTGACTCGCTGGGACAGGTGTTAAACGGTACCGTGCCGAACTGCAACTGCAACGACAGCGATGGAAAGAATTATAACCCGACCGCCACCTACTCCCTCGCGGAGTCCGAGGACAAGAAAAACGACTGCTTCCTTGCGACTGACTGTATCGGTACCGAGAAGCTGGTGTCTTCCGAGTATAATACCGACGTGTTTGTATTTGCCGATCCGGGCGTCCGCAAACTGCTCGCAGACATTCAGGTGGAGGAGCAGAATCATGCGGAGATGCTCTATAAGTATAAGACTGTCAACAGCATGTCATAAAGCAGACAAAGTATCATGTATAAGAGAAGTCC
This region includes:
- a CDS encoding ferritin-like domain-containing protein gives rise to the protein MVLSEKETAAIKDLQTQEKTCVEKYSRYSKEAKDPVLVNLFTDLHKKEQQHFDSLGQVLNGTVPNCNCNDSDGKNYNPTATYSLAESEDKKNDCFLATDCIGTEKLVSSEYNTDVFVFADPGVRKLLADIQVEEQNHAEMLYKYKTVNSMS